Part of the Zingiber officinale cultivar Zhangliang chromosome 6A, Zo_v1.1, whole genome shotgun sequence genome, caacttcatcgtcatgtcgaactaagtccacctgcagggtttaacatgacaatccttatgaactcctcttggggacattctcaacctagatcactaggacacagtttccttctataatcaacaacacacactataagtgatatcatttcccaacttatcgggcttattgatttatcaaactaaatctcacccattgataaattaaagaaataaatatcaaatatatgtacttgttattatattaggattaagagcacacacttccataataactgaggtctttgttccttcataaagtcagtataaaaggaacgacctcaaatgtgttggggttgcaagattgcaaacatagtctcatattggaaacacatgggaaagatcatgggtttataagaggaaagatatctccattggcatgaggccttttggggagagtccaagagcaaaaccatgagggctcaggcccaaagtggacaatatcataccattgtggagatatctaaattcttttcgatcctacaattggtatcagagcccggactgccagaaggtttaaccgtcgactgtgcacaagagctatggtctgattgagccatgtgggtacaatattgacctcgaacaaagaaagtggaggctcctatgttctgatcaagaggaccagataccaggcaggaagtcctagttgcgactaggcaaggaagtcctagtaggtcgggtggaccgaggggcaggaagacctggtgggtcgaggatcggacgtgggaagcctatggtcctttgtttgagggggggattgttggggttgcaaggttacaaacatagtctcatattggaaacacatgggaaagatcatgggtttataagaggaaagatatctccattggcatgaggccttttggggagagcccaagagcaaaaccatgagggctcaggcccaaagtggacaatatcataccattgtggagatatctaaattcttttcgatcctacaaaatggtcctactcaatacactctaagtgtactagtgtaattatatagttaagataaactaacacctaattacattacgaccttccaatggtttgttcctttccatcttggtcgtgagctactgtttataatttataaggaaccgataacatgatcttctgtgtgtgataccacacaccatgttatctacaatataaattaattgagcaactacatttatcgtaaatgtagacatttgaccaatgtgattcttatttctagataaatgtttataccaaaagctaggcttttagtatacattctaacactagTGTTCGATCAACCCGGTCGACAGAAGAGTGGGCCGAGCAAGCTGCCCGTGTCAGCCCGATCGATAGGAGGGTGGGCCGAGCGGCCCACCCGGTCGATAGGAGGGTTGGCCGAGCAGGCCACCCGTCCGGCACGGGGTATGACATTGGCATTGAATAATGaaccgataaaataataaaagaagaaaagataaatatgtaataaggggaagagaaaaCAAAAAATAACATTCCATCTACCATTGAATGCGAAGAAGCCAAGACAAATATACTTTCTATTAGTAATTAATGTCATTAAACAGGAAAAGATGAAGGGTTactaagaaaagtataaaagAGTATGCTAGGTATGAAGAAAAAGGGAGGATTCATCTCTATTTCTATTATTTTCATATTCTTTTCCTGCTATTTTTTCTAACTTGAGTATTGGAGGGCCAACGTCAAATACCCTTtccttggtttggtttattttacagAGTGGAGCAAGGTGTTCATCCAATTAGCAGAGCCGTCACATCTCCGACTTTTCAACTTcacactttcggacaggatcatttaaattatataataataattttactattaCATCATATATTCttttatcaaagttaaaattgattgataaaaaaaaattaaaataacaatcaaaatgtatattaatagtattattataaattattattcATTACTAAATTAATTAGTATTTTTAGCATTTTATGGATAAAATTTAACTttatgtatttaattaaaaatatttatattaaaaatatattatttttattatattatactttaaaatttaacataaagaaatttttagttttaaaattttactaataaagtgagctttgtaaaaaaataaaaatatttatagatTACCTAGTTGGTCATCATTttctattaaaaaataattccttatatcgtatcaattattttttttaaattttattaataaaattaaatatctctaataatatatttttaaatttttaaaaaaataaggtaatttttttttataaaaaaaaaatttccttaaagTCTCAATTGTTGAGACGGCTCTGAATTAGAatagcattaaaaaaaaaaaaaaaataatcagatACATTGGaaattaaagattttttaaaaaaaaattgtcaaactATATGTTTCCTTTATTGTCGGGGCTTTCCTGTAATTTAATTGTCTTGGATCAGATTATTTGGCTATAGGCTATAAATATGTAGGTCCGTAGATCAGACGCCGCAGCGGTCTTCCTCTCTCTCTTCATGGACGGTTCGAGTAGCAGCCGCCGCCGCTTTCGCCGGCACGTGCTGTCGGAAGGGGAAGACTACCTCAGTAATCTCCCGGACGAGCTTCTCCATCACATCCTTTCCTTCCTCCCCACTATAGACTCCATCCGTACCTCCGTTCTGGCCCGCAGATGGCGCCGCGTCTGGACTTCCGTCCCCGTCGTCGACTTCTCCTACCTCCAACTAAAACGCTTCATCATGAAGCGCTTCTTCGCTTCCCGCAGCGGCGACTCTGTTTCTCGTCTTCACCTCTCCGGTCTCAGCATTCTCAGCATTCAACGTCAAACTGCCGTTAAAAAGTTGGGCGGACATGGATCGACCTACAAGTTGAGAATTATACGTGAGAATTTCCTCTATGACTTGGTCGAATATGCCAAATCCCACGGCGCCCGACACGTGACTCTCCTCAATTTCTTCTTTGAGGAATACGGAATCACAATCGATTCTTTTCTCCAACTTCTGTTCGATTGGCCATCGCTCTTGTCGTTGAATCTGCAAGTCGTGGACGATGTGAATTTCATATTTACGATTTCCGACTCCATCGCCTTCAGATTGAGCAATCTGAAGACGCTTTCCCTCGGACTTAGCGAAAATATTATTCCTAACGAGGGCTTGGCTAGGTTGCTCTCGGGTTGTCCTGTTTTGGAAGAATTAAGATTAAATGCAAAATATCCCCGACACAAATTCGTTCAAATAGCGGCGCCAAATCTTTTCAGATTGACTCTTATAACTGCTCCAGCAAATGTTCAAATCACTTGTCCGAAACTCCAATATTTAAGGCTAAAATCCGAATTCAGTTTGACAAACTTGCAGATCGAAGCACCCTCCTTGACTTCCGTGCGCTTCGGAACATTTGTTCAGACGCTATGCGATGTGACTGCGGCAGCTATAACTGTGTCGGACAAATGCCTTTCAGGCTTGAAGACGGGATTCCTGGTATGTTTTCGCTCGATCTTCTCCTCCTGATTGTTTTAGAACTAATGGAGATGTCAGACTTACAGATGGTTTGATTTGTTTCAGAAAAAATATAAGGCAGTCGTAGGAGGGTTTCCTGTCTTTCACAAACTGCTCGAGTTGAAGATCAAAATGTATGTCGCAGAGAGGTTGAGCCTGAACATAGTGTTTGATCTTCTTCGATGTGTGCCGAATCTACAGTCACTCGTTTTAACTGAATCCGAAAAGGTTTGAGTTTGAGATATTTATTAATGGCGATGCTTTCTTAATTTGCCTTGACTGATCATCTCTCATTTTTAGCAACCGTGTGATGAAGATTTCGACGAACGGGAGGAGAGTTCATTGAGGATTAATGAGCCTTTGGAGCATCTGAAAAGGGTCTCGATGAATATCAGGAATGAAAGAATCAGATTGTGGTTTTTAAAGACGCTATCAGAGACTGTTCTGGAATGGGATCGAGTAGCAGTCAACTGCTATGTTGATTAATATTGATTTTGTTAATTGTAGCATATATATTATCTTTTCTCATGTCATAAATACAGATATATAATAATGCAggaataatttaaaaaaactatttatatataaaaaaacttcGAAGAACGTCTACCAATAGCTAACacagaaatttttattttttcaaacaaaattgcCTTGTAGAATTTCTACttgcttaaatttaattttatcaccAGAGAGAATATATATAAGTTGTTtaagatttatcaaaaaaaaaaaaaaagaaagaggattatattttaaaattaatcaagcaCAGGTACTCGGCGCTGGAATTGATAGGCGCCTTGATAAATTTTTTCatgtaaattatttttattttttattttttgaacatcaacatttttttaaaattttaaatcctaactATATATAATATATCGCGagtatctaaaattaattaatttaattttaaattttaaaagaaataaatactattagatgtttaaatatattttttgtgagtatttaaaaatttttaatattattttttatgttgaTAACTATAACTTAATTTCTAAATATTAAAgaatagttatatatatatatatataattattaatatcATTTGCTTATGTCATAATAAAAAACGCTACGCCAGATCAGGGAGATAGCGAGATGGCGATTTTATGAGCCAATTTGACGCTAGATTAAAGATTAATGGCACATGTCCTAACTAATTGTCCTAACTAAGCAGGCAGGCACTCAATCGCCCTGCTTCTCCTAACCTTGCCTATAAATAGGCCTCTCACCACTATCTTCCACTGTGCTTCATTCCTTCCTTTCTCTCTCCGTTTTCGTCTTGCTTTGGCTCTTTCCATTTTTGTTTCGCTTCGAGTTTCTCAATGCAATTTTGGAGTAAGCTATCCCGATCTACCTTCTTCTTCCACTCTTTCTCTGTTTTCGTTTCGCTTCAGGTTTCATCATCGAGTTTCGGTGTAAGCTATCTCTatttacattcttcttccactctttCTCTGTTTTCATTTCGCTTCTGGCTTTGCGATGGAGTTTTGGGCtaagctatctcgatttacattcttcttccaTTCTTTTTCCGTTTCGCTTTgggcttcgcgatggagttttggagtaagctatctcgatttacattttATTCTACtctttctccattttcgtttcacTTCAGGCTTAGCGATAGAGTTTTAGAAtaagctatctcgatttacattcttcttcAACTCTTTCTCCGTTTTCGTTTCACTTAaactatctcgatttacatttcTTTCACTCTTTCTCTTGTTTCGTTTGTTTTCGTTTCGCTTCGGGCTTCGTGATTGAGTTTTGAGgtaagctatctcgatttacattcttcttccactctttcttcgttttcgtttcgcttcggacttcgcgatggagttttggaGTAAGttatctcgatttacattcttcttcAACTCTTTCTCCGTTTTCGTTTCTCGTTTGTTTTCGTTTCGCTTCGGACCTTGCGACGGAGTTTTGGGGTAAATTATCTGGATttgtatttttttacttttaaggccTGAAAGTTCGCCCAATGTAACATCCAAGTGCaagtttttgtcaaaattaatCGCAGACTGATGATACTTAGAACACTTTCAGATCAGTGTTGGCAAATTAGGATGGTGCCaccgtttcctgcactgggtgtgtccgctctgcgcaccaccaaggcactgggtgccctCGTTTTTTGCACTAGGTGCGTCCACTCTACGCACCACTAaaggcactgcactgggtgcctccgctctgtACACCAGCAAGGCATTGGGTGTGAGATCtcgaaaaaatttaaataaataaggttatttgggaaatagtcttatagaatttttccggaatttttagaaattttctgggaatttttcggagctcgtacggagggttttgaggggataaactttgggctcggataaagcctgtttaggatactcgtttaagtgaggaaatgtgttaatatataaattcatttcctttatttcttttctcccccaAACCCCATCGCCGATTCACCCGACTCTTCACCCAACCCGAACACCTTCTTCCCGGATCTCCCCAACTCCTCTCGACCTCTCTTTCTCGCGGACGAAGCACAGCCGGGGGTTCCGGTGATCGTCGACCTCGACGGAAACTAGTGGGGTCACCGGAGCTTGACGGTGCCGAGGAGCTGGATCTGATCAGGGGGTTCTGTCCGGCGGATTTGGAAGCCGATCTCCTCCTACGCGACCCTCTCCTTCCTCGATCTCTCTAGCCTTCGTCGCCGATCCTGAGGAACTCATCGCTGGATCTCGACGGTGCCAAGGAAGACCGGGCTGCCTTCGGCCGAAGGGTCTCTGCTCCGGTGGTGCTTGCGGCCGATCGCCGAAGgtgcggcggctagggcacggtgaaggaCCAGATCTTGCGTCGACTCCCAACCAATCGCCTACCGAAGCTTGGAGAGGTGCCCTAGTCCGGATCTGTATCACTCGATCGCCGGCGTGGGTAAGCCAGCCTTAACCGAAAGCCCCTCTTCTGAAATTGCCTCTTGATTCATCACTGGATCCTTGTTGATTCAAGGGTTtagctagattagggttcttcTTTTGGATTTGAATCTTCTTGTGCTGGATTCTTCTCTGATCGAATTGGTCATCTTATTGTGGTTGGTTTAGGTTTTGGTTGGAGATGATGGGATCAATTGAGTTGCCGAGCAAAGGCTTGAAGGTTTATTGTGTGATCCGTGATCTCCATTGATTGAAcccttcttgatccgatcaggAGGTGAGGTCTGTGCTTGCTGTGGAGTTTCTTTGGTTCCGGCAGCTACTCCATCGAGCAGAACACTTTGTTCCAGCATCAATAGGGGGCTGTGAGGTTAAGGTATGGTGTAGGATTTTTGATTGGGTAGTAGATCATCATGTAGTTTGGTTATTTTAGATGGTTATGCCtgttgtggatgaattagggttatgttgattgtgattagatttaattgcttagattaaactaatggaatgattagggttaagacaattaaccctagtcaactattggatttaatctaagattggatttctaatctaattggtgattagagattaggtaactaatcctaattaaccattagatttaattatgtagattgaggttgtgattagggctttgccctaatttaggtttagggattttatttagctattcatttggatttagctaaataaaatatatatatatattgtttgattgacacaggactctgattagagacaggcgtctcgaccttggattgcttgattgtaccttctattggaggcgggtaccctttgacttatcttttgatactgtcttatgatatgtatagtttatatatagttgctagtgataggtggtagatttatttcttccctggtcttagctagttgatacctatcacatgcttcatctgttagttgccttacttcaggattggatatttacctcttgccatgtatatatatgttcatagagatgcatgtctatagtgctctactctaccggattagttgctttacatgtgggatacatgctcttggattcatgatacttacatcattgttatatgtgatatctttgagtttatgctgtttatatcatggttatatatatgcgtttaccttttgggcacccgcgtatatggaggaggctatgttctgtatgacatattgtagcatcatgcaccatcccgcatgattgcatgcgggcgattgacgactccattattgttgagctcgtcggctagCTACAAGGGcctgaccactgcatgggtagtggcacggcACCAGGGTGTGTATGGCCTTTGTCAGGCTCCGcgggtccgctcatgggtagtgtgatcgcagcgtggtagcacgtcgagaTCCCTCCcagttgagagcgttacgctccctcactatgtttgaggtaggaggataggtgtactcagacgagatcccgtccactcggtcactcatcgtgggtagtgacgacagagtgcacgtgtcacaaccctacctactcggtctcgccatcgcatGTGAGACGGCCGACTGCGtcagggtgaccatgtcatatcgcatcatatgcacagtatgcatttattgtgattgttgcatattggatgatgcacttgggtatcgcatatgattgacatgcatacagtgaCATGGTATTTGTTCGACTATCTtatgtatgtccacagtcattcgcccaagcctcgcagtgagtatagtttatttcaattatgcatttcttattattcttgtcaGAACTCGACATATACGGTTACTCATTACTagttattcagctatgcatacctgttatattgttaggagactgtactgtaggtcctatggtttaggagactgtaccttaggatattatggtagttatatgttgctgtacatatctattggattacctgctgagttctttgaactcaccccgttgttactatttttttcaggttgaggccgtcaggagagattccagtcgctagccccattatcgcgaggattttctttgtcggattatattttgcttttgcatcttatatacttgtattgtgggtttgtattgtggactttacattgcacattcgggtttgctacttttgttttccgctgcggttgtatttccattacttcgtggatttgtttctgcgttgtagtggagtaggctgtttacatatatcttcgaggttctatatcgtctttctttattaaactgcgtggattgatcatatattatatctgtgtggaatgttgatataaactgcgtggtttgtttcttatttgtattgtattattccggccgtgtgtggccgaggtatagagatatatgtatactgagcttcatattgtccgccgtacaggggagatgctgccgaaatttcttcggacagggactacctggggcgtgacaatttatttggtatcagagcaggttttgcgatacctacttgtcgggttttggatttacgaggcttactttcgtaagcatttctcggtatttcggattgtacggattttcgtcgattttatcgtttcgaaattccgaggtattttgacgcggttttattggttctatttggggctaagcagcgacaggacatctccaga contains:
- the LOC121995489 gene encoding F-box/LRR-repeat protein 25-like, translating into MDGSSSSRRRFRRHVLSEGEDYLSNLPDELLHHILSFLPTIDSIRTSVLARRWRRVWTSVPVVDFSYLQLKRFIMKRFFASRSGDSVSRLHLSGLSILSIQRQTAVKKLGGHGSTYKLRIIRENFLYDLVEYAKSHGARHVTLLNFFFEEYGITIDSFLQLLFDWPSLLSLNLQVVDDVNFIFTISDSIAFRLSNLKTLSLGLSENIIPNEGLARLLSGCPVLEELRLNAKYPRHKFVQIAAPNLFRLTLITAPANVQITCPKLQYLRLKSEFSLTNLQIEAPSLTSVRFGTFVQTLCDVTAAAITVSDKCLSGLKTGFLKKYKAVVGGFPVFHKLLELKIKMYVAERLSLNIVFDLLRCVPNLQSLVLTESEKQPCDEDFDEREESSLRINEPLEHLKRVSMNIRNERIRLWFLKTLSETVLEWDRVAVNCYVD